In bacterium, the genomic stretch TCACCTTCAAAAATAAGTAAAAAAGAAGAAACTTTTTCTTTTGGAGTAACTCAAAATTTTGAAGATTTAGGATACTTTGTTAATACTCAATTATCTAATTACTTAAATAATTCTCTCTATAAATCTGAGTATAAACCTGCCCCTTGCCAAAATATTACTCTTAATTTAAACTTAAATACTTATCCTAAGAAGAAGGGTTTCTCTACGAGTTCTTATCTTGCTTATAATAGATTTACCAATAAAGGTACTGGTGACTGTGATGAGTCTGGCCAAGTCAATCTTGGGGCTTCTTATTATTTAATTCCAGCCAAGCTAATATTTTCTCCAGAGTATAAAATTACTATCCGTTTTTTTAATAAAGAGTTAAGATCGAAAAATCAAGTCCTTGGTTGGCAAGGAAAGTATTACTTTTCAATTAATAAGGTTTTTTCTCTTTCATACAAAAATATAAGACAAGAAGATCCAGAAAATGAAAGAGAATGCTTTAAATCTCATTTATTTGAATTAGAAACCACCTTGGTCTTTTAATCTTCTTGTTCTTGCTTTTTTATCCCAAGATGAATAGCCAGTGAATCAATAATTTTTTCTACCAATGACTAACCCATTACTAGAGCACCATTCTTTTTTCTTGACAAAAATTTATTATCTAATATACTTTTCTTGTTTATTATTCCTCGGTAGCTCAATGGTAGAGCATTCGGCTGTTAACCGAAGGGTTGTAGGTTCGAGCCCTACCCGAGGAGCCATTTTTATTTGACCATATTTGGTTGGGGGTGCAAGTAGAGGTCGAAGGGTTTTTGTCTAACATCCAGCAAAGACGCCTCTTTGGCAAGTTTTAAAATGCGCCTCAAGGTCAAGGTAAGTTCCGTAGTAAATGCCTAACTTTTTTCCAAAGCAAAGTTTGCATATTTCAGCCTTATCACCTTTTGTTTCTTACCCTCTGGTTTTTGTTTAAACTAACAATACCTCTCTTGTTTATGCCTTTGCATTTTCCCAAATCAATTATTCTCACTTCTTTTTAGATTTATAGTTATATAACAAAGGGGAGGCAGGAGAAAAAAAGGAAAAGATTAGGTTCTTTTGTGATTAACTTAATAGTATTTGGATAAGTCTATAGCACTTATTAACGAAAACTAGACATAGGAAATAATGCCGAGCAATAAAAGATAAACTTGTTTGCCCTCAAATTAATTTGCTCTATGTCAAATTTTCATTAATAAGTGCTATACAATTTAGAATTGCTGGGTATATCCAAAATGGCCCTGTTTAACCAGTTTCTTATGTTAAAATTATACTCAAGGGGAGAAAAAATCTCTTTTAAATAGCACAGGAGGTATGGAAAGTGGATTTTTACAACTTAGCTCAAAAATTAAATTTCCTATCAGCTAATTATGGAAATTAGGAATATCGCTATTATTGCTCATGTTGATCATGGCAAAACTTCTTTGACCGATGCCTTGATGCGTCAAACTGGCATGGTTACTGATGAAACTGTGAGTATGGATTCCAATGCCCTAGAACAAGAACGAGGCATTACCATTTATTCCAAAAATACTTCAGTTTTCTACAAGGGAACTAAAATTAACATTGTAGATACCCCTGGTCATGTAGACTTTGGCTCAGAGGTAGAACGAGTTTTGCGGTCTATTGATTCTGTGCTTTTAGTGGTTGATGCCCAGGAAGGTCCAATGCCCCAAACTAAATTTGTTTTAAAAAAGGCATTAGGATTGGGATTAAAACCAATTGTGGTAGTCAATAAGATTGATAAATTGGCAGCTCGACCAGACTGGACACATGAAAAGGTGCTGGAGCTTTTTATGGATCTGGGCGCTAATGATGAACAGTTGGACTTTGTTACTGTTTATGCCATTGCTAGGCAAGGAATTGCTAAAATGGAATTAAACGATGAATCTAATGATCTGACCCCACTTTTAGATACGATCTTAAAAAAGGTTTTGCCAATAAGGGTTGATGAGAATTTGCCCTTTGCCTTACAGGTGTTTAATTTAGCCTATGATAATTATCTTGGTCGTTTGGGTATTGGCCGCGTTTATCAAGGGGTATTAAAAACCGGAAATAAGGTTTTTATTAAAAAACAATCAAATGAGATTATTTCTGGCAGTATCTCTAAGTTGTTTACCTTTGAAGGCATGCAGAGAAAAGAGGTGCCGGAAATTACAAGCGGAGACATTGTCATGATAGCTGGTCTGTCGGAAATTTATATCGGAGACACAATTTGTGCTGATGTAAACCAAAAACTCTTGCCAGCCATTGCAATTGACGAGCCAATAATTTCTTTGAATTTTTTAGTCAATAACTCTCCCTTTGCTGGAAGGGACGGAAGGTTTGTTACCAGCCGTCAAATCAAGGAACGATTAGAAAAGGAATTAGAGGTCAATGTGGGCTTGAAGATAGATTTTTCGCCTATTGAATATTTCAAGGTTTATGGTCGTGGGGAATTGCATATTGCTATTTTATTAGAAAATATGCGTCGCGAGAGATTTGAGGTTCAAGTTTCTCAACCACAGGTAATCTTTAAGGAAATAGCTGGCGAGCAATGCGAACCATTTGAAAAAATCACCATTGATGCCCCGCAAGAATCTGTTGGGATTATCATCGAGAAACTTTCCAAGAGAAAGGGACAATTATTAGAAATACAACCTGAGCAAAAGCACATTCGATTGGTTTTCCAAGTTCCAACCCGTGGTTTTCTGGGGTATCGCAGTGAATTTATTGTAGACACCAAGGGAGAAGGAATTTTGTGCAGCGAAACGATTGGCTTTAAGCCACATGCAGGTGAAATTGAAAAACGCAATACTGGATCCATGATCTCTGGAGAAACTGGCAAAACATCAGCCTATTCCCTTTCCAACCTTCAGGATCGTGGGGTGTTGTTTGTAGGCCCAACTGTGGAGGTTTACCGGGGAGAAGTTATTGGCAGTACAGCCAAGGGGCAAAATATGGTTGTTAACCCTATTAAAGGCAAACAACTCACCAATATGCGGTCTTCAAATGCAGATATGGCTATTCAATTGATTCCACCAATGGAATTAACGCTGGAACGAGGGTTGGAGATTATAGCTGAGGATGAATATTTAGAGGTTACCCCCCAAAATATTCGATTACGCAAGCAAAGCATGACCAGAATCAAATAAAAAACTTGATTAGATAGATAAAAATAAACATTAAATCTGCAAGCATTCAGCTATCAGCCTCCAGTTTTAAAAAGAAATGTATGAAAAATCTTTTTGACATTATTTTTCTAAGAAATGAACATGTGTGTCCATGGTGGCTTTGTTTCACATTTGATAATATTTTTAGAAAACTTTTCCATAATCCTAATCTGATATTAGCCAAACATATAAAATCAGGTGATATTGTTTTAGATGTTGGAGCTGGACAAGGCTTTTTTACAATACCAATGGCAAATATAGTTGGTCCAAAAGGTAAGGTAATAGCTATGGATATTCAATCTAAAATGTTAGAGATTTTGAAAAAGAAGGCTGTAAAATACCAAGTTGATGACAGGATTTTCCCAAAGATTGTTTCTGATGAAAAATTAATATTAGACTCTTCATTGGACTTCGCCCTTGCTTTTTGGATGGTTCATGAAGTTCCAAATCGGCAAATATTTCTTCAAAGCATTTATGACGCCTTAAAACCAAATATGCCTTTATTAATTGTAGAACCAATTTTACA encodes the following:
- the typA gene encoding translational GTPase TypA: MEIRNIAIIAHVDHGKTSLTDALMRQTGMVTDETVSMDSNALEQERGITIYSKNTSVFYKGTKINIVDTPGHVDFGSEVERVLRSIDSVLLVVDAQEGPMPQTKFVLKKALGLGLKPIVVVNKIDKLAARPDWTHEKVLELFMDLGANDEQLDFVTVYAIARQGIAKMELNDESNDLTPLLDTILKKVLPIRVDENLPFALQVFNLAYDNYLGRLGIGRVYQGVLKTGNKVFIKKQSNEIISGSISKLFTFEGMQRKEVPEITSGDIVMIAGLSEIYIGDTICADVNQKLLPAIAIDEPIISLNFLVNNSPFAGRDGRFVTSRQIKERLEKELEVNVGLKIDFSPIEYFKVYGRGELHIAILLENMRRERFEVQVSQPQVIFKEIAGEQCEPFEKITIDAPQESVGIIIEKLSKRKGQLLEIQPEQKHIRLVFQVPTRGFLGYRSEFIVDTKGEGILCSETIGFKPHAGEIEKRNTGSMISGETGKTSAYSLSNLQDRGVLFVGPTVEVYRGEVIGSTAKGQNMVVNPIKGKQLTNMRSSNADMAIQLIPPMELTLERGLEIIAEDEYLEVTPQNIRLRKQSMTRIK
- a CDS encoding class I SAM-dependent methyltransferase, coding for MKNLFDIIFLRNEHVCPWWLCFTFDNIFRKLFHNPNLILAKHIKSGDIVLDVGAGQGFFTIPMANIVGPKGKVIAMDIQSKMLEILKKKAVKYQVDDRIFPKIVSDEKLILDSSLDFALAFWMVHEVPNRQIFLQSIYDALKPNMPLLIVEPILHVTRKKLEDTIIIAQKVGFKEIDRPKISFSKSVLLLK